ATCCATCTCGGGGTCGTTTTTGGTTTGTTCCATTTCCTCGATGATGATGTCTTTTTCCAGTTTCACGTCCTCGGAGCCAAAAGTTGGGTGGATGGCAAGCTCAGCGAGAACTTTGAGGCCTTCGTTCAGATATTCGGAGGGTAAAAGCAGGTAGTAGCAGGTACAGTCAAAATCCGTGTAGGCGTTCAGCGTTCCGCCCAAATCGCTGATGTGGCTGCTTATCTCGTTGTAGCCAAAATGACGGGTGGATTTGAATACGAGGTGTTCCAAAAAGTGGGAATAGCCACCTTCATCAGGCGCCTCCCAGCAGCTTCCCATGCGGATGAAAAGCTGTAAACACAACACGGGATTCGAGGCATCCTGGTGGAGGATATATTTAAAGCGGTTGGACAAAAATCCCGCTGTGGCGCGGCGTAGCTGGGACAGGGTCATTTTCAGGCCAGCCGGGGACGGCAGACCAGCGCGTAGGCGTTGTGGTTGTGGATGGATTCAAAGCTTTCGACTTCCACGCTGAATTCCCCCACCCGGGGGTCAGCTTGAAGCCTTTGGGTGGCCTCCCTGGCGATGTCCTCCACAAAACGGGGACGCGCGTAGGCCGTTTCGGTCACATATTTTTCATCCTGGCGCTTCAAGAGCGGATAAACAGGGCAGCTCGCCACCTCTTCCGCCACTTCGATGAGCTCTTCTAGCCAGATAAATTCGTCGTAGCGAACCTTGAGGGTCACCAGGGAACGCTGGTTGTGAGCGCCTTCGGCGGATATTTCCTTGGAACAGGGACACAACGCCGTGACGGGAATCCGGGCGCCAATCCAAAGCTCAAACTCCTCGGCGTAGGACGCGTTGAAAAAGCATTGGTAATCCATCAAAGCGGCAATTCCGGATACAGGAGCGCTTTTTTGGATGAAATAGGGGAAGGCGAGGTCAATGTAGGCAGCGTCGGCATTCAGGACGGATTTCAGCTCCAGTAAAAGTTTGTCCAATTGGCCGATGATGTTGTTCTGGTGATAGCGGTTCAGAATCTCGATGAATCGGGACATATGGGTTCCACGTTTGCTGTGATGGAGGTCCACATAGAGGTTGACTTCGGCGATGGTGGCTTGAACGCCGTTGGCGCGGTCGTCCACCAAAACGGGATAGCGGATGCCTTTGACCCCAACCTTGTCGATTGTGATATGGCGGCTGTCGTCCTGAGCCTGGATATCGGGCATATTTATCATTCGTCGTGCCAATCCAATTCTTTCATTCCCATGCTTTTAAGGGATACTATCTTATCCTGTTCCTGATAGAAGATAACTGAATTGCTATTTGGATAGTGTGTTAGGGCTTCAATCGCTTGGGGAGGAGGCAGGAGGAAAAGCGCGGTGGAAAGTCCGTCGGAAACAGCGGCGGAGGGATGAATCACCGTGATGGAAAAAACGCTTTCCACAGGGTAGCCGGTTTTGGGATTGAGGATGTGATGGTA
The Candidatus Cloacimonadota bacterium genome window above contains:
- a CDS encoding GTP cyclohydrolase I FolE2 — encoded protein: MINMPDIQAQDDSRHITIDKVGVKGIRYPVLVDDRANGVQATIAEVNLYVDLHHSKRGTHMSRFIEILNRYHQNNIIGQLDKLLLELKSVLNADAAYIDLAFPYFIQKSAPVSGIAALMDYQCFFNASYAEEFELWIGARIPVTALCPCSKEISAEGAHNQRSLVTLKVRYDEFIWLEELIEVAEEVASCPVYPLLKRQDEKYVTETAYARPRFVEDIAREATQRLQADPRVGEFSVEVESFESIHNHNAYALVCRPRLA